One genomic region from Arthrobacter sp. YN encodes:
- a CDS encoding DUF4233 domain-containing protein, protein MAKMTKAQREWRPGMPKKRRSTKVMFASTVLLLEAFVAFFGTLAVFGLRRGEVAPGIILGVGIALSVVLVLACAVLSKPWGIAVGWALQLVLILTGFAEPTMFIVGLLFAICWWYGIRAGMRIDREVAQRDREQAEWDAAHGDEADPQTP, encoded by the coding sequence ATGGCAAAAATGACCAAGGCGCAGCGTGAATGGCGCCCCGGCATGCCCAAGAAGCGCCGCTCCACCAAAGTGATGTTCGCATCCACCGTGCTCCTCCTCGAAGCCTTCGTCGCGTTCTTCGGCACGCTGGCGGTCTTCGGGTTGAGGCGCGGGGAAGTGGCCCCCGGCATCATCCTGGGCGTGGGCATCGCCCTGAGCGTGGTGCTGGTCCTCGCCTGCGCTGTCCTGTCCAAGCCCTGGGGGATCGCCGTTGGCTGGGCGCTGCAGCTGGTGCTGATCCTGACTGGCTTTGCTGAGCCAACAATGTTCATTGTGGGCCTCCTGTTCGCCATCTGCTGGTGGTACGGGATCAGGGCCGGCATGAGGATCGACCGGGAAGTAGCCCAGCGGGACCGTGAGCAGGCGGAATGGGATGCTGCCCACGGTGACGAAGCAGACCCGCAAACCCCGTAA
- a CDS encoding vitamin K epoxide reductase family protein: MPSTARGNLANQSTNSVEDLSTQAGPHQDSLPRTVRDKPFAWLLLITGVIGWVASGALVLEKLEVLKDPNHVTVCDVNPWVSCGAVMQTPQSSVFGFPNMFIGIVAFAVIITTAMGILAGARFSRGYWLGLQAGVTLGFAFVVWLWSQALYAIHVLCPFCMVVWAAMIPLFVWVTIRNVTHGVIKAPPALAKLLGESGWIIVALLYVAVTATIFFSFIHIFVGSSA, translated from the coding sequence ATGCCGAGCACAGCCAGGGGAAACCTGGCCAACCAATCCACCAACTCCGTGGAGGATTTGTCCACGCAGGCAGGTCCACACCAGGACTCACTCCCCCGGACTGTCCGGGACAAACCCTTTGCCTGGCTGCTGCTGATCACCGGTGTGATCGGATGGGTGGCGTCCGGAGCCTTGGTACTGGAGAAGCTTGAAGTACTCAAGGACCCCAACCACGTGACCGTCTGCGATGTGAATCCCTGGGTTTCCTGCGGCGCGGTCATGCAGACACCGCAGAGTTCCGTGTTCGGGTTCCCCAACATGTTCATCGGCATCGTTGCCTTTGCCGTCATCATCACCACGGCGATGGGCATCCTCGCGGGAGCCAGGTTCTCACGAGGCTACTGGCTGGGGCTTCAGGCAGGCGTTACCCTTGGCTTCGCCTTCGTTGTCTGGCTGTGGTCGCAGGCCCTCTACGCCATCCACGTGCTCTGCCCGTTTTGCATGGTGGTGTGGGCGGCGATGATCCCGTTGTTCGTGTGGGTAACCATCCGCAATGTCACCCACGGAGTCATCAAGGCGCCACCGGCCTTGGCAAAGCTGCTGGGCGAGTCCGGCTGGATCATTGTGGCGCTCCTGTACGTTGCCGTCACCGCAACCATCTTCTTCTCGTTCATCCACATCTTCGTGGGGTCCTCCGCTTAG
- a CDS encoding Rne/Rng family ribonuclease, whose translation MDNDQVVAVNNEAAPAETAEAPKKATRTRRKAAPKVAADAEAQASAAPVVESTEAPEATEAPAAPVRRTRSRKKAEPAEPLPGLGDDVAAGQEAAVETRPEAVAEPAPEKPVRRRRAAKPKIEAEAPAADEAPVATETTVETTTPDAASQPASPAAEAATVDAAPVEATPEEEEAAAAGSASLFLEPVSITSMIFQAPDLTTVPRVVAVEEKEEEPEEEAETGSEDELEDAGSRRRRRSRGRRGRRGTEREESEAGEGAESEDEETPAAEASDEGVTSRRRRRRRRGDQDLELTGGSDDDPPNTVTRVRAPRPITETAPSNRVTSVKGSTRLEAKKQRRRESRETGRRRQVITEAEFLARRESVDRQMIVRQRDDRIQIGVLEDGVLAEHFVSKTQQDSLIGNVYLGKVQNVLPSMEAAFVDIGRGRNAVLYAGEVNWDAVNLEGQPRRIENALKSGDSVLVQVTKDPVGHKGARLTSQISLPGRYLVYVPGGSMTGISRKLPDVERNRLKRILKDRLPENAGVIVRTAAEGASEEELTHDINRLRAQWEGIEGQASSTKVLAPELLYGEPDLTIKVVRDVFNEDFSKLIVSGDDAWDTIEAYVTYVAPDLVGRLEKWTKDQDIFGAWRIDEQIHKALERKVFLPSGGSLVIDRTEAMTVVDVNTGKFTGSGGNLEETVTKNNLEAAEEVVRQLRLRDIGGIIVIDFIDMVLESNRDLVLRRMVECLGRDRTKHQVAEVTSLGLVQMTRKRMGTGLLEVFGEQCEHCAGRGVVTHDEPVEHRRANVVAAEHHRPHTETQQPTARTERKRRRGKGGGQAVAEAPVQVHTTASTPAAPPAASEPQDPAKQAKAEATRAALATIAAAAHAAHLHDDEVHRAEEQARAAGQHQAPAASQPEAGEHADRESEREASVRDARSTPVLRFGGEEVALPFGEHHEEPPAAKPAMSLDLLAEAFSHLGAAPEAKPETVVPSKAAAAPAAAVAGPADEDPEAASASKSRRGRRNRSASRAQGAANETSVEHHEVTATAARGTAHEAKAPAEPAKKVASEEPIILGVGVPASEL comes from the coding sequence ATGGATAATGACCAGGTTGTAGCCGTTAATAACGAGGCAGCTCCCGCGGAAACTGCGGAAGCGCCAAAGAAAGCCACCCGGACCCGGCGCAAGGCTGCGCCCAAAGTTGCAGCTGACGCGGAGGCACAGGCCTCAGCAGCACCCGTCGTTGAATCGACGGAGGCTCCTGAGGCAACGGAGGCCCCCGCTGCGCCGGTACGCCGTACCCGCTCACGCAAAAAGGCTGAACCCGCTGAGCCACTGCCCGGCTTGGGTGACGACGTCGCTGCCGGTCAGGAAGCCGCTGTAGAGACCCGGCCCGAAGCCGTCGCCGAGCCTGCCCCCGAAAAGCCGGTCCGCCGTCGTCGTGCTGCCAAGCCAAAGATTGAAGCAGAGGCGCCTGCCGCCGACGAAGCACCTGTTGCTACGGAAACCACAGTTGAAACCACGACGCCGGACGCCGCCTCCCAGCCGGCGTCGCCTGCTGCTGAAGCAGCTACCGTTGATGCGGCTCCTGTTGAGGCAACCCCCGAAGAGGAGGAAGCCGCCGCTGCAGGCTCTGCTTCGCTCTTCCTGGAGCCCGTTTCCATCACGTCCATGATTTTCCAGGCTCCGGACCTCACCACTGTTCCCCGCGTTGTCGCGGTGGAGGAGAAGGAAGAGGAGCCCGAGGAAGAAGCTGAGACCGGTTCCGAGGATGAGCTGGAAGATGCCGGCAGTCGTCGCCGTCGTCGGAGCCGTGGCCGCCGCGGCCGCCGCGGAACCGAACGCGAAGAGAGTGAAGCCGGAGAGGGCGCCGAGTCCGAGGACGAGGAAACTCCCGCTGCTGAAGCCTCCGACGAAGGAGTGACCTCGCGTCGCCGTCGTCGTCGCCGCCGTGGCGACCAGGACCTTGAACTGACCGGCGGCTCGGACGACGATCCGCCCAACACGGTGACCCGCGTCCGCGCTCCCCGCCCGATCACGGAAACGGCCCCCTCCAATCGCGTGACCAGCGTCAAGGGCTCCACCAGGCTTGAAGCCAAGAAGCAGCGCCGCCGCGAATCCCGCGAGACCGGACGCCGCCGCCAGGTCATCACCGAGGCCGAATTCCTGGCCCGCCGCGAATCAGTGGACCGGCAGATGATTGTCCGCCAGCGCGACGACAGAATTCAGATCGGCGTCCTGGAAGATGGCGTGCTTGCCGAGCATTTCGTCTCCAAGACACAGCAGGACTCCTTGATCGGCAACGTTTACCTGGGCAAGGTCCAGAACGTCCTGCCGTCCATGGAAGCTGCCTTCGTGGACATTGGACGCGGCCGCAACGCCGTGTTGTACGCCGGTGAAGTCAACTGGGACGCGGTCAACCTCGAGGGCCAGCCACGCCGGATCGAGAACGCGCTGAAGTCCGGCGATTCCGTCCTGGTCCAGGTCACCAAGGACCCCGTAGGCCACAAGGGTGCCCGCCTGACCAGCCAGATCTCCCTGCCCGGCCGCTACCTGGTGTACGTGCCCGGTGGCTCCATGACCGGCATTTCACGCAAGCTGCCCGACGTCGAACGCAACCGCCTCAAGCGCATCCTGAAGGACCGTTTGCCGGAAAACGCTGGCGTCATTGTCCGCACGGCTGCTGAAGGTGCGTCGGAAGAAGAACTGACGCACGACATCAACCGCCTGCGCGCCCAATGGGAAGGCATCGAAGGCCAGGCTTCTTCCACCAAGGTCCTGGCACCGGAACTGCTCTACGGCGAACCGGACCTGACCATCAAGGTGGTCCGTGACGTCTTCAATGAAGACTTCTCCAAACTGATCGTTTCCGGCGACGACGCCTGGGACACCATTGAGGCTTACGTAACCTACGTTGCCCCCGACCTTGTGGGCCGCCTCGAGAAGTGGACCAAGGACCAGGACATCTTTGGTGCCTGGCGCATTGACGAGCAGATCCACAAGGCACTGGAACGCAAAGTCTTCCTCCCGTCCGGTGGTTCGCTGGTCATCGACCGCACCGAAGCCATGACCGTGGTGGACGTCAACACCGGTAAGTTCACCGGCAGCGGTGGAAACCTTGAAGAAACCGTCACCAAGAACAACCTCGAAGCTGCTGAGGAAGTCGTTCGCCAGCTTCGCCTGCGTGACATCGGCGGCATCATTGTCATCGACTTCATCGACATGGTCCTTGAGTCCAACCGTGACCTCGTCCTCCGCCGTATGGTTGAGTGCCTTGGCCGCGACCGCACCAAGCATCAAGTGGCCGAAGTGACGTCACTGGGCCTTGTCCAGATGACCCGCAAGCGCATGGGTACCGGCCTCCTTGAGGTCTTCGGTGAGCAGTGCGAGCACTGTGCCGGCCGCGGCGTGGTCACCCACGACGAGCCCGTGGAGCACCGCCGCGCCAACGTTGTGGCTGCCGAGCACCACCGCCCCCACACTGAGACGCAGCAACCCACAGCCCGAACGGAACGCAAGCGCCGCCGTGGCAAGGGCGGGGGACAGGCTGTCGCCGAGGCTCCCGTGCAGGTCCACACCACTGCCTCCACCCCTGCTGCACCTCCCGCGGCCTCCGAGCCGCAGGACCCGGCCAAGCAGGCCAAGGCAGAGGCAACCCGGGCTGCGCTGGCAACGATCGCTGCTGCCGCCCACGCTGCCCACCTCCACGATGACGAAGTCCACCGTGCAGAAGAGCAGGCACGGGCGGCCGGCCAGCACCAGGCGCCTGCTGCATCGCAGCCCGAGGCCGGAGAGCACGCCGACCGCGAATCAGAACGGGAAGCATCGGTTCGTGACGCACGGTCCACTCCGGTCCTGCGATTCGGCGGCGAAGAGGTGGCCCTGCCTTTCGGGGAACACCACGAGGAACCGCCTGCCGCCAAGCCTGCCATGAGCCTGGATCTCCTGGCCGAAGCGTTCTCCCACCTTGGCGCGGCACCCGAGGCAAAGCCCGAAACCGTGGTTCCTTCCAAGGCAGCCGCTGCACCGGCAGCCGCCGTGGCGGGGCCTGCGGATGAGGACCCTGAAGCTGCGTCGGCGTCGAAGTCACGCCGTGGGCGCCGCAACCGCAGTGCGAGCCGTGCCCAGGGCGCAGCCAATGAGACCAGCGTTGAGCACCACGAGGTAACGGCTACGGCAGCGCGTGGAACGGCACACGAGGCCAAAGCGCCGGCGGAGCCTGCCAAGAAGGTGGCGTCCGAGGAACCCATCATCCTTGGGGTTGGCGTTCCCGCTTCGGAGCTCTAG
- the ndk gene encoding nucleoside-diphosphate kinase: MSIERTLVLVKPDGVARNLGGTILARIEAKGYTLAELKKVNASRELLEQHYEEHVGKPFYEPLVEFMLSGPVIAAVFEGHRVIEGFRSLAGTTDPTTAAPGTIRGDFGRDWGLAVQQNLVHGSDSVDSAEREIKIWFAG, encoded by the coding sequence GTGAGCATTGAACGGACCCTCGTCCTGGTCAAGCCCGACGGCGTCGCCCGCAACCTGGGCGGAACCATTCTCGCCCGGATCGAAGCCAAGGGTTACACCCTGGCGGAGCTGAAGAAGGTCAACGCATCCCGCGAGCTGCTGGAGCAGCACTATGAGGAGCACGTGGGCAAGCCGTTCTACGAGCCACTGGTTGAGTTCATGCTGAGCGGACCGGTCATCGCGGCGGTCTTCGAGGGCCATCGTGTCATTGAGGGCTTCCGCTCGCTGGCTGGAACCACGGATCCCACCACGGCGGCACCGGGCACCATTCGTGGTGACTTCGGCCGCGACTGGGGCCTGGCAGTCCAGCAGAACCTCGTTCACGGCTCGGATTCCGTTGACTCGGCTGAGCGCGAAATCAAAATCTGGTTCGCAGGCTAG